DNA from Orbaceae bacterium lpD01:
GATTGCAAAATAACTCCACAATACACACCTTACTTTACGCCACTACAGGAATTTGTTTTGGGGGATGATAATGCGCTAAATAATACTCATGATATTTATTATTGGTTTTATCCTCACAAAATGCACATTAGTAGTAAAATGGTCAGTTTTTACAATAATGGCAATAACTGTATCGTGAGTATCTTATCTTTTTTTCCTATAGCATTTTTAGTAACAGAAAAAGGTAAAGGTATTTTCCCTGCCCAAGCTATAAAGTTGACTTTTAAAGATAGCCACATTGTGCTGAATCTTTCATCTGGAAACTTAGATTATTCTACTTTTCCGTTTAATCATTTAGAAGGGAATCAAGTGATATTAACTAGTGAAAATCATTGTATAGTTAGTTATCCAATTAAGGGGTAGGTAACTCTTTAAAGCGCTATATTAAATGGCGGTTAAATGGCGATTGAGGTTATTCTTATATAGATAAATGTGTCTTTATATGTATCCTTAACCTTTTGATTTGTTTGTAAGTTATTGATTTTAAATATAGTGTTAAAGAACTCTTAATCAATTGGTCGTGGGTTCGATCCCCCCACAGCCCACCATCATTCGCTCAGTTTTGTACGATAAACTCATCGTATACTTATCATTCAGTTATCTCTTTTATTTACCATTTGCTACATCTATATCGGTGTTTATACAAATTAGATGAGATAGCATATCAACTTAACAATCTGCAATCTGAGCTCGATATGTGGGTACGGCGTATTTTTTATCATTGGCGCTGTGATAACGATCAGCAGGATATGGACTAAAGCATAGCGATATAAAATAGATTGGCTGGAGACGTGTATTATTTTACAGAAGACAAAACTCCCCGTCGAGATAACGGGGAGAGCACCATTAAGCAGCTGGGCAGCTAGAGTAAACCCAACGAGGTAATTGTTTCGAATAAGAAGAAATCAAGTACCCTGTATCCGCTCTATAAATCTGATATCCACAATAGATAAAAAATGTATCTGATTGTGTCCAAGCAAGTTTAATGGCTGTATTTGCCCAAGCGTTTGCCCAAGGGTTGGTTTTCGCATGAGAAGGTGATGAGATAACAAATAAACTTAAAACAACACTGAGACTTAAAAGTAATTTTTTCATGTTAACTTTCCTTAGTAATTAAAATACATTTAGTAATTAAATGCAGAAAAATTTTATCTCGTTTATCGCTAGGAATAAAAAAAAATTCTCAAATTTGTGATCAAGATCACTTTTATTATAAATGGCTAGATAAAACATTATTGGTTGAGTGATACAAATATAATAAAACTTTAAATAAACTGAAAAGGTCTTAAATGGGAAAAATAAGCGTTAACTTTATCGGGATGGCCTGCAACAGTTTCACTGTTTGCTCTTCAAATTAGTGTTTATAAAATTGAAAGAATTTCATTATGCACTAATAACGGAGATTTTGAATGTTTAGAGGGAGGGATAAATGTTTGATCGATTTATTTTGATGCTATTTTTATACACGCAATGACTAATTTCGATTTTGAGTTGAGCTTATTATATCGCGTATCTTTAATCAGATAAGTGTGCTCTTCAACCAAGTTGACAGTATTTTTTGTCTGATTTTCTAGATACTCATTTTTAATTCTTATGGAACGGCCATCATCTTCAACGATGGGGAGGTTATTATATTCAGTCAGGATACTTCCTTTTATCCACTGGCTATTTTTCAAAGCAAATAGCTGATTATTTTCGTATTTAAAAATGAGTTGACCTTTAGTGACATTTGATGTCTGAACATAATCAGCAAACTTATTATTCACCCAGCTGGCTTGATACTCAATCCTGTTGCATGACCACTGGCCAGCCAGTGACTCATCAGTAAATCGATAGACTTTTTTATTGCAACTGACTAGTGTGATACTCGCTAGGCAACATAAAAATATAAGATTTTTCATTCTATAACCTCTAATGCTTATCATTCAATTTCAATTACAGAAACCTCAATACGTAAAGTATATAGTTGTACCCAATGTATACTTTCAATTAGCTATTTGCCCAGAGTTAAATCATAGGCGTTACTATAAAGATTTAGCGGTAAGAATAACCTTGCTTATGTTATGGGTAAAGAAAAATTGATAGTTAACTGGTAAAATTAATTTGATAGCGAGTAAGACTAAGTTTAGCTTATTGGCCAACTTTAAAGATTTAACACGAGGAAATTTTCAGTGATTTAGGGGATGAATGAGCACATAGTTTTATCCTATGTGCTCATTGAGAATATTTATTTACTGTCAGTTAACAGGATTGATAGCGGTTTGTGAACAATATCAAAGTAAACGTTTTTATTGTTTGCTTCTGGATAGATACGATAGACATAAAGATTCGGTTCAACTGTCACATTTTCTACGGTTCTTGTGAACATTACACTGCCATCCGGTTTTTTAGCAATCAATGTTCTGCTCTTTCCATCTTGGCTGATTGACCAGTCACCGGCCAGTTTTAGCTTCCCTTCTTGAGTAAACATTTTGAAAGTGCCATTAGCGTTATATTCGGCAATGCCAAAAAAACCATTCACGCTTTTATCTGATGAAGGAATAATTTGATTATCAGCATTAACGGCTTCAGTTGTAATCCAGACTTTATTCGTCATTAGGTTTTCGTACTGATTTAAATTGGTTGCGGCTTGAACTGTTTGCATCCCGAAAAAAGTTGCGATAATAAATAGTGCTGTGTGCATTACTTTCATGAGATTTCCTCTCCATTAGTTAATGTTACGGTTATTGACAGGTTGATTTACCCGTTTTGTGATTAATTGCACCATGTGCAATCAATAATTGCTGCATCTCTTTATGACCTCTAACACAGGCATAACTTAATGCGCTTTGGCTAAAAGATGGTCTATTGGTATCTTGTATCGTTGTTACTTGATTTAAATCCACACCTTCACTGATAAAATATTTAACAGTTTCGATTCGATTATTACTGGCGGCAATCATAACCAGACTCTCACCGTCATCCTCATAACTTGTGTCATTAAAATTGAAGTTAGGCAAAAGCTGGTGCGCTTTTTTAACTAGATTAACATCTTTGCCAAGTACGGCGGATTTTAAGACATTATAAACGTCTCCCTTATCCGTAGCCCAAAGATTCGCGTTTTTCTTGACTAGATAGTCAAAAATATCTTCATAACCAATAAATGCGGCCCAACCTAGTGCAGTTTGATCAAGCGAACCGACATCTTTAACCTCAATATCTTGACCGGCTTCAACCATTCTTTTTACTGTCTCAATATCGCCTTGCTTTACCGCATCAAACCAAGCGGCATTAGGGCCGGTGGATGGCGATTGATAGAATATTCGCCAACTTAGTTTATCGGGATTTGCAATATCTTGCATCTCGGCCAAACTAAATCTAAATTGTTGATAACCTTCAGGATTGTTGGGGTTAAGTATTTTTGCACTGACACTATTCATAAAAACTAATGAAGACACAATAATACAAAGTGACTTTTTTAAATTGTTCATATGGCACCTTACTTTTTATGTTTGAGTATATAATTTTTATCGATTAATTCGCCGCTTCAAACAAAATTGAATGAAATGTACTGTTTATGATTATAAATAGCACAATTTCATTATAAACATAATAAAAAATAAGATAAATAACAACCGTTGAGACCAATTGTCCTAAAAAATGGAATAATCAATCAGTTTAATGATCTTCATTAGTATAAATCCGATCGGCGAGTAATCTGCCTGCCAGCAGCGTCAATTATTTTAACGCCTTATGAGTTATGGCGTTAAAATAATAGAAAACAATTTATTCTACAATTAAGCGACCATTTAAAGCTTGTAATGGGCGATTATTTGAGTGTTTTAGGGCTTCTTGAAATTGTGTGATTTGTTGTTTTGACATTTCAACCGGCTCTTTCATTACAAACCAAGTGACTCCTTCAGTACAAGGTGGTGTGGTTAAAGATCCGCTATAGCGGTAATAATGCTTATCGGTAGGAAATAGTTTAGAAAAATTAAATGGCTGCTCAATTTTCTCTTCTTTATCAATTTGAGCTGGAATATCCTTTAATATCTCATCAATAACCGGATTGGCTTTCCCTTCTTTGACCATTACCGCAACAACAGCTAATTGATTATCATCATTGGCGTGAACAAAATGAATCTCTACTGGAAAAGCTTGACCATTGATATGATTTTCACTGGGTGAATGAAAATGGAACTGTTTGAGCGAATATTTTACATTATCAATCGTTACATCATCGCCATCACTGGTGGTCACTTGGATGGTATGGCCATTATTGACAATAGTTTCATTGGTCACATGAAAATCAATCGCTAAGTTATCCAATTTCCCTTTAATAGTATGATCAATATTTATTGGAGATTGATTAGAACCAGTATGGCAGGTTTCCCATTTTTTATCTAACTCACCCCAATGTTCCGGTGAAGTTTTACCTTCATATGTCCAATGAGGATCAGCATAAGCCAGACTTGAAGCCATAAGACAAAGACTGAGTATTGAGACTTTAAATTTGATTTTCATCTTTTTATTTCCTTTTTATTCACTTTATTTTATTTATCATTATTGATTATGTGGGCAATTTAAAACCCCTGGGAATTATATGCCTTTTTTGTTAAATGAAAATATAAATTTGCTAATACTAATAGCGAGACGAGTAATATTTAAAAATAGAGAATGGGGAATATTGAGTGAGACAGGTAGATAATAATAAAAGAGCCGACTTGAGTGCAACGTAGGTGACGCTAATCATAAAAGTTACTTATTGAGGCGGTAATCATGTCATGACGACTTAACAGTAAACCCTCAATATTGATAATCGTAAATGTTGAGGGTTATAGATATCTAATTATTATTAGGGTTTTTGTTTTGCATGCTGTTGCTGCTGTTCTATCAGTTGTGCTTGCTTTTGTAGTTGTTGTGTTTGTTGTTGTGTCATGGTGTCCTTTACTATTGCAGGTTTCGTGTTGCTGAGGTTTAAATCCCCCTGCGTTGCATTTGTTTGGGCGGAAGAACCGGCGACCGGACTGCTGTTACTTGTATCGTTATCGAGAATTGCAGCGTCAGTTGTCGTAGCCGGTGCTTGTGTCGTCGGTGAAATATTATTATAGCTTTCTTTATGATCGCCTTCGCATTCGTAAACAGTAACACAGCCAGATAAGATGAAAATGCTGGCTAATAGAGATAATTTGTACATTTTTTTTCCTTAAATTTATTATCTATAATAAAGTGCACAGCCAACAAGTAGATGACATACCGTGAGGGTTAAAATAAATAAACAAGATTTTTTCATAGCTAGTTTTCCTATATTTTTATTATGTTATGTAAACTTAGTTCGTGTGACTTTTATATTGAGCTGTTCATTAAAAGAACACGCTGTTAAGTATTTAAATAATATCTATTTCGTTAATTAAGTATAATTTATTTAAACATAAAGTAAAGATATAGTTTCTTTTGTGTGTTATTTTTATACTTTTGTAGCGTACCAATGCCAGTCAGCATAGATTAAATTGATTAAACGTAGTCAGCTCAGATAGCTTTTGTATGATAGGATTAATAATTGCTCAAGGCTATAAACCCGCGGTACCGCCGCGCCAAACAATACGGCCGATGATATGATCATTTTTTAATGCAAACATGATAGGGAAACTATTTTTATCCATATTATCACTGATATAAATCCAGTGACCATCACGATCTCGTGATACTCTTTTGATAATAAGCTCATGGGTATCGCGTGCAATGAGATAGATTTTATTTTCAATCAATGTTGTTTGATTAGTATCAATGAGTAGGGCCTGATCATTCTGTAAGGTCGGATACATACTTGAGCCTTTAGCATAGATGACCGAGCAGGAAGTCGGATTGATGCCCATTTCGGTTAACCATGTTTTGCCCAATAATAGTTGGCCGTTGATACTAAAGTAGTCGTTAACGGGATGGATATTATATTGATTAGCGACGTTAAATGGGGCGATGGTAACCGCATTTTCCTCACCAATGCGATTGATGGGTTGTGATGGTAAAGAAACATGGCACCATTCACATATTTTCAACATAACCAGATAGCTCGGTGTTGTCCGCCCATTTTCAAATGCGGAAATATTCGCTTTAGTCATTGATAATTTTTCAGCTAACTGTTCTTGCGTCAACTTTACCTTATGTCTTGCCGATTTTACCCATTCTGCAAAATTAATTTCCATCATTATCTCCATTCACTTGTTATTATTGTTTGATTATAGTGTAAAGCAAAATTATCTAAGCAACGTATCAATTTAATCTGTTTGCATATGTCGTTACATTATATCGGCTGGCTTTATTTTGTCTTTTGTTAAAGCGATAGTGACATGTTATAAACTATGCCAGTACTGTTAGCTCAGTAATTCTAAATGGTTAGGTTCATCCCTATTTGCTATATCAAACATCAATATGTTGCTTAATCATTCAAGTCTAAATTTATCAGTAAAACGTGATCTTTTTTAAGGATCAAAATTTTATTATGCATCTATTTTACAACATACTATACGCTAGATTAGTACCGAATAAGTAATTTATTCATCAGGCTTATTATGCCGCCGATAATCAATATCGTATGCCATGAATGATTTAGTCTGGAATAATTTATTGGAATCTTTTGGCTAAAAAAGACGCTGAAAAAATAAAACTGCATAATCTGCTTTTAATTTGAGCATGACCATAACTCGACTAAATATAAAAATTAAATTCGACTATCCACAGGTTTATTAAGGCTTTTTGTGGATGATTGGTTTTGACATTATTAAATAATGGGCATTAATTATCTAACTTGCGTTATAACAATTGTAGCAATTTTTATTGTCTCTTTTATATCCTGAGATACGGTCGCCTTAGCAACGTTCATGTGGGTTTGAAATGCGATCTAAATTTGATCTTTTCTCTTAGACTAAACCGAGTAGGCCTTTTTGACAGTAACACAATAGCATAGATAAATATTTACTTTAATTGAAGAGTCTGAATTGTAAATCTTAATAAAAACATCGTGTTGCAGTATAAGAATAGTCGCTATATTTTTTTTAGTAAACAGCGTACCGATAAGCCAAAATAATCAAGATTAAATAGGTTATTCGTGCTTTTAATCTAATTTTTACAGTGTATTACATTTTGTTATCTATCATTACATTTTTGCTTGTAATATTTTCTATTTATGCGCTAAATTTAATCAATACAGATGTATATAACATAATAAAATAGTCATCATCAAATATTATCGAAATAGTAGTGCTGCTATTTTTCATTGAGGATGTGATTATTATGAATAAAATTTATCGTGTCATTTGGAGCCATGTTAATCATACCTGGATTGTGGTAAGTGAACTGGCCAAAGGCCGAGGCAAAATAAAAAATAGCCGTCAGGTTAGTCAGGTCGAGAATATTCGGGCGCCTAAATTATCTTTGTTATCTGCAGCGTTATTTGTAGCCGGATTTACCGCGATCCCTAATGCATTTGCGGCTAGTTGTAACGTCAGCACGGTAGCTGAATTTAATACTTCAATTGCAAGTTCTACTTGTGATACGTTAGTCTTGACGCAAGATATCACGCTCAACAAAAATTTAACTACCTCTTTTGGTTCGCGAAACAATATCACTATCGATGGCAATGGTCATAACCTAAATGTCAGAGGCTATCGTCTTGATTTTACTGGCGGACAAAATGTACCTAATGGCGTTAATTTAAATTTTATTAATTTTAATACAATCTCCTCAAATAATAGTACTAATAACCCGGTAGCTTACGTATCGGATCAAACCGCACGTATTAATGTGACCTTTAATAATATTACAACCATGCCAAATGGTACGATTGCTATTTTATCAAAAAGCTCAAGTTCAGGAAGCAATAATCAAAACCCCTATAGCCAGCTGATCATTGGTAATATTCAAAATACTATCGATATTACTACACGTGCCGATAAGCAGTTAGCGAATGCCAGTAAAATTACTTTTAATGGCAAATTAGTTGTCGTTGCCCAGCCATCAAATACTAATTACTCTTATGTTTTTTTCAGTAACAGTCCAATCAACCAAAACGTCGTCACTTTTAATCCGACTGCCGATGTTTCAATCGCGCTGGGTAAAGGGAATAAATTCACCTCTGGTGACACAAAATCCAGTAAGGGTTACTCCTATATTTTCGCCGACAACGCGAAATTTTTATTACTCGGTGAACAGAATGTTTTTGGTGATGCTACCGGGAGTAACGTTGGTTTAAAAATCGGTACTTATGACAAGTCGACCAAGACCTTTGGTTATGGCGCGACTTTACAGGTTGCTGGGGTAAGTGGCGTGCAGCTTGAAGGTGATGGTTTGACTAATGCCGGTGGTGTTGTTGGCGGTATTGATAATGGTGCTAGTGGTTCTGAGGATGTGATATTTAATCTTGCAGCGGGTTCCAGTTTTGATGTGACAGGAAGCGGTATTAATGTTATAAAAAATGCGGGTAATAACACAGGTATTTATGTGCGATCAGCGACTAAAATTAATGCCGATACAGGTATTAAAATTACCCATAATGGTAGTGGTGAAGTGGTTGTCGCTAATCAAGGGACGATAACGAGCACCAATGCCGGTATGCTATTCTCCTCAACCAGTGGCAATAATATGAGTGTTGATCTAACTGGGGGCGTTCTAAATGTAACCAGTGGTGATGGTATTGATGTCGGCACGTCGTTAACAACCGGTAATGCGAACTTAAATATTAAAAATGGTACGATTAATTTGTCAGGCAGCAGTAATGCGATTGATTTCAGTAATAGCAGTGCCCGAAATACCAATAATATTACTGGTACAACAATTAATATGGCAAGCGGTGCTAGTGGTAAAGTCATTAGAAATAACAGCGCTAAAGTTATTTTGAAAGATACGCATATCAATGTAGTCAATTCTACTGCTTTTACTGATACAGATTTGAATAATATTACTTTTGCTAATAGTGATGATAATAAAAATAATATCATTACGGTTAAAGGTGCAGGCATAGGTCTGTCATTAGATAAAGATTTAAAGTCAATCAGTGATAGCTATTTGACGATTAATGTGACTGACAGTTCAGGTACTGTCGGGACAACAGGAACCGGCACTGCGATTAAAATAAATAATGGTACAACTAGCGATGTGATCAATGTCGTCGACAATATCATGATCAATGCGATCAACGCAACGGCATTAAATATCGGTGGTACTCAGGCGCGCCAGCTCGTTAATAATGGCGTGATCAATGGTAATGTGGTCTTTAGTAATGGAAATGTGAATAATGTCATTACGAATAATAATCAACTTAATGGTAATTTAACCACAGGATCTGGTAATGATGTTCTAACCCTCAACTCAGGCTCAAAAACAACCGGGACGATTAATTTAGGTGATGGTAATAATACCGTGACTATTGGTGATAAAACCTACGTCAGTAGTGTGACAACCGGTTCGGGTAATGATATTTTTAACTTAACAAATCTCAATGCTAACTCATCTAACTATATTGGTACGTTAGATGCAGGTACTGGCACGAATGCGTTAAATCTTACTAATTCTAATTTACAGGCCAATTCGACTACCCTTTTCAAGAACTTTACTAATATTAACTTAGCTAATTCCAGCCTCTCTTTAGTCAATAAAAACAATCTCAATAGCGGTACAGTTAATTTAAACAATAACAGCCAATTAAACTTTACTAGCTCTTATAATGATAGTGTTGGCGTGGTGTTGGCCGGTGCTGGTACTGTAGGTATAAAAAATGGCGCTAAGGTTACTCTAGCCAGCGCTAACGGTAGTTTTACTGGTAATTGGGCAATTGAGCAAGGTGCCGCACTCAATAGTTCTAACGCTAACCAACTGGGTAGTGGTACAGTCAATTTATCCGGTAACTTAAATTTAACTCAAAGTACCTTCAACAATAAATTAAATGGTAATGGTACTCTCAATGTCAATACTAATGGCGGCGCCTTCAACTTTGGTGCAAATGTCGGCCAAGTTTTTGCCGGTACCATAAATTTTGGTAATAGTCAGTTTACTTTATCTGGTAATAATAGTCTTGCCTTAGCTAAGGCAAAATTGAACAGTGGTACGGGTAATGTAACGACAGTGGGTAGTGGTACACAAAATGTTGGTCAGGTTGCGCTCAATGGTGGCACGCTGAATTATCAAAGTAATAGTGGTGTCATTAAAACGAATAACTTAGCAGTAACAGCCGCAAGTAACGTTAATATTGACACGAATGGCATGAGTAGCAGTGGTAATCTACTCGACCAAAATATCCAAAAGAGCTTACAACTGATCGAGAGCACCAACAGTTTAACCGCAACTGATTTAGCCAAATTATCGCTCCGCGACAGCTCAGGTGCAATACTGAGTGATAACGTGCAAAGTGATATTATTCAGTCGGGTGCTAAAGTAGCCGCTGCTTCATATACTTATGGCGTATCGGGAGAAAAGGGATTAACCGTTGTCTCGCAGCTTTCACAATTAGACTTACAAAATCAACAAACGTTGACGCTAGACTCTACTAATGCAACCAATCGTATATTAACCGCGCGCGTTATTGGTAGCGGTAATTTAAATCTGATCAGCGATGCAACTGGTATTACACTAAATAATAATACGAACAGTTATTCGGGTAATACTACCGTCAGTAGCGGTAAGATTATTGCTGGTTCAAATAGTGCTTTTGGTCAGACAGCTCAACTGGCCGTTAAGGCAAACAGTACGGTCGATTTCAATGGTAAAAGTCAGACTGTGGGCAGTTTGCTAAATGATGGTGCAGTCAATCTTAATAATGGATCATTGACCTTAACTAACGGCGGCCGCTCAACGGTGACTAATGGTCTAAGTGGTGCTGGTAGCTTAGTGGTTTCTGGCGGTAATTTAAATTTATCTGCGCAAAATAACACGCTAACCGCTAATACCCAGATAGGTAGCAATGCTCAAGTTACTTTAGCAAACAGTGGTAGTTTGGGCAGTGGTGCGGTTAATGTTTCTGGTATCTTGACAATTAACAATGCTAATCCGGCGTTAGCCAATATCATCAGTGGCACGGGTACTATTAATAGTAATAATGCGGTGACATTAACGGGTAACAATAGCAGTTTCTCTGGTAAACAAGTCATTGGTTCGGCAGGGATTTTGACGGTCAATTCAGCTAATAATCTGGGTTCATCTGCAGCGGCGGTAAATTTTACTGGTGCGAATTCAACGTTAGTCCTTAATGGCGTGACTGGTGCGATTAACCAGAGTTTAGTGGGGAATGCAGGCCGGGTCAATATTACCAATAACGCCAACACATCATTGACTGGTAACAATAGTAATTTTAGCGGTATTTATAATATTAGTGGCGGCAGTAAGTTCAATATT
Protein-coding regions in this window:
- a CDS encoding carbonic anhydrase family protein; protein product: MKIKFKVSILSLCLMASSLAYADPHWTYEGKTSPEHWGELDKKWETCHTGSNQSPINIDHTIKGKLDNLAIDFHVTNETIVNNGHTIQVTTSDGDDVTIDNVKYSLKQFHFHSPSENHINGQAFPVEIHFVHANDDNQLAVVAVMVKEGKANPVIDEILKDIPAQIDKEEKIEQPFNFSKLFPTDKHYYRYSGSLTTPPCTEGVTWFVMKEPVEMSKQQITQFQEALKHSNNRPLQALNGRLIVE
- a CDS encoding DUF4822 domain-containing protein: MKVMHTALFIIATFFGMQTVQAATNLNQYENLMTNKVWITTEAVNADNQIIPSSDKSVNGFFGIAEYNANGTFKMFTQEGKLKLAGDWSISQDGKSRTLIAKKPDGSVMFTRTVENVTVEPNLYVYRIYPEANNKNVYFDIVHKPLSILLTDSK
- a CDS encoding ankyrin repeat domain-containing protein, with protein sequence MNNLKKSLCIIVSSLVFMNSVSAKILNPNNPEGYQQFRFSLAEMQDIANPDKLSWRIFYQSPSTGPNAAWFDAVKQGDIETVKRMVEAGQDIEVKDVGSLDQTALGWAAFIGYEDIFDYLVKKNANLWATDKGDVYNVLKSAVLGKDVNLVKKAHQLLPNFNFNDTSYEDDGESLVMIAASNNRIETVKYFISEGVDLNQVTTIQDTNRPSFSQSALSYACVRGHKEMQQLLIAHGAINHKTGKSTCQ
- a CDS encoding S24 family peptidase, which translates into the protein MEINFAEWVKSARHKVKLTQEQLAEKLSMTKANISAFENGRTTPSYLVMLKICEWCHVSLPSQPINRIGEENAVTIAPFNVANQYNIHPVNDYFSINGQLLLGKTWLTEMGINPTSCSVIYAKGSSMYPTLQNDQALLIDTNQTTLIENKIYLIARDTHELIIKRVSRDRDGHWIYISDNMDKNSFPIMFALKNDHIIGRIVWRGGTAGL